In Desulfonatronospira thiodismutans ASO3-1, the sequence ATGGTTACGTGCGCTTCATTGCCAAATGGCTGCCATGATGCAGGTGCAAAAAACCGGTGCTTCAGGCTTGAGCCCCTGGCCCTGCCCCGGCAGGGCGGAGCACTGTATGTCCAGCTTCAGGACCAGAAACCGAATCCGGCTTCGGGTTTATCTCTGATTATGCCTTCTTCAGATCTTCAATAATCTTTTGCAGCTACCCGCACTGTTTTGCCGGGTCAGACATCGCCTGAGCCGACGAATTCATGGCATCAGTGTTTTCCCTGGAAATGCGATTCACATCTACCATGCTCTTGTTCAGTTCCTCGCTGGTAGAGGACTGCTCTTCAATAATCCTGGCGGTCCAGGCTGCGGTAGTTGATGGCTTCACTCAGGTGGGCTGTACTGATATGCTCCTGGCCTTCCAGATCGGCAACGGTCCTGGCCAGACGCAGAATCCTGGTATGTGCCCTGGCGGACAGGGCCAGACGCTGAACAGCCACCTCCAGAAATGCATGCTCTTCCTGGCCCAGGCTGCAGAATTCAGACAGCCATTTGCCCGAAAGCTGGCTGTTGGTCAGAAAAGGCAGGTCCTGGTATCTTTTCTCCTGAATCTGCCTGGCCCTGTTGATGCTGGCCTTCATCTCCCCTGAATCCATGGAACTTCTGGCCTTTTTCAACTCTTCATAAGGCACGGAAGGCACTTCTATATGCAGATCAATGCGGTCCAGAAGAGGACCGGAGATGCGGTAGCGGTAACGCTGGATCTGGGTGGGTGTGCAGGTGCAGGGATGCTGATCATGAGTAAGATACCCACATGGGCATGGGTTCAACTCTTGCAAACAATTCATCATCACCAAAACACCTTGAAATAGTTATAAAACCACCCTTCTGGCACCTGCCCAAACCGATCCTGAAATCACTCGGACTCCCCAAAAAGGCAACCTACACCCCAAGCGAGGTTGCAAAAGCCCTGGGTGATCACATTGATGTCATGCGTAAACGCTTACTGGCTAGTATATATCCTGAGCCGAAACTTTACAAGGGGAAAGGGCATAGGAGGTTTACGGCCAGGGAGGTGCTGAGGATGGCTGAGATTAAGGAAAGGATCGGGCTGGGATTTGATCTAAGGGTAACAAAGTAGAATAATGGACATATAAGATAAGCCAAAACCCTTTTGAGCAGAGAAGTAGATTGTCAACTAAACATCATTTGGCACCTGGGCTAATAGATCATCTAAATAATCAATAAGGCCATCGAAGAACTGAAGAAGGATTCCTTTGATTTGCTGGAGACCGTAGTTAGCACCTTTAAAACATAGATAAAGGTCATCAGCCGTTGAAGTAAAAAAATACTGGTAATAATCCTCAATAAGCGGATCATTGTTAATTGCCCTGAGGCTTCCCCCTGTCAGACCGAAAAGGCTTTACCCTATAGCAAAAAAACCGTGCCAACGCGACGGGCTTCTTGAACAATGGATTGAAAAGACCTTGCAGGTCGTGTAAAAGGCAGGTTTGGGGTCGGACCTAATCAAGTTATTGAGTTGATTGTATAAATATCCTCTATATAGTCTAAAATTGGCCTTAGAACGCCCATTTCGATGCTCAAAAACCAGTTGTAAGCAAATATGCCCAGAGCCAACAGATATTTTTTGCCTGATCATGTATGGCATATTACCCATAGATGCCATAAAAAGGAATTCTTGCTTAAATTCGCCAAGGACCGTAGCACATGTGTGAGCGCCAACCTGAATATGTCTTAATTATGCCGGTTTGAAATTGTTTATATCTTATTCTTGTATCTTCTTCTAAAAGAGAAAAGAAAAAATATTTTTTATTTTGTCTTCTTTTCTGTCCTTCTTTTTCTTCCTCTTCTTCTGTCTTGCCGTTACTGCCTTCTTTGCCTGTCTGAGGCAAAGGAGGCTAAGTTCTTGGGCCGTAAACAAAGCCAACAAGTTGTCTGCCTGCACTGTGGCGAAGCCTTTTGTCCCGACTATCGAAACAGGGGCAAGCAAAAATACTGCTCCAAAGTGCCTTGTCGGGCAGCCAGTAAGAAAGCCAGTCAAAAGGCCTGGCTGGATAAGCCTGAAAACAGGGATTATTTCCGGGGGCCGGCCCATGTGGACAGGGTCCGGAACTGGAGAAAGCAAAATCCCGGATATGCCAGGCGCAAGACCACTGCTCCCAGGAAAACGTTACAAGATCACTGCCTCCAAAAAAGCGTTGAAAATCAACGTGTTGAGGAAACGTTACAAGATCACTGGATCACGCAACCATCTGTTATTATAGGACTAATCTCCTCCTTATGCGGGAGTGCGTTACAAGATGACATCGTCAGGGCCGCCCGGCAGATGTACACCCTGGGCTGTGACGTCATCAACAACCCCAAAGGAGGATTTCATGTACCAAAAGTATCCGATTCATCCCCAGAGACTGCGCAAGGTTCCCAGACAGTTCAGCTGGGTGGACCACAGGCTGGTTCGTGACGGTCATATTGAGAGGTTAAGCCATGCTGCAGCAGCCTTGTACCTGTTCCTGGTGACCGTGGGCGATCAGCAGGGGCTTAGCTACTACTCCGACCCCATTGTCATGCAGCGCCTGGGCATGGATGAAGTCACTTTGCAGCAGGCGCGCTTCAATCTGATCCAGGCTGACCTCATTGCCTGGAAGAAACCGCTTTATCAGGTTCTATCCATCCAGGTCCCACCCGTAAATCAGGCCAGGACAGCACAGGCCGGGCCTGTGCACTTCTCAGACGTTCTCAAAAAACTTGCCGGGGGTAACACATGATTGATTATGAGCTTTATGCCAGAATAAAGCACTACCATGAACAAAAAGGACTTACCCCGGCCCAGATAGCAAAAGAACTGCAGCTGGATCCGCGTACAGTGGGCAAATGGCTCGAAGCAAAGCAGTTTCATCAAAGAAAGTCAGTAACAAGACCAAGCAAGCTTGATCCCTTCAAGGATACCATCG encodes:
- a CDS encoding ATP-binding protein translates to MQELNPCPCGYLTHDQHPCTCTPTQIQRYRYRISGPLLDRIDLHIEVPSVPYEELKKARSSMDSGEMKASINRARQIQEKRYQDLPFLTNSQLSGKWLSEFCSLGQEEHAFLEVAVQRLALSARAHTRILRLARTVADLEGQEHISTAHLSEAINYRSLDRQDY